A genomic region of Pseudomonas sp. MPC6 contains the following coding sequences:
- a CDS encoding GNAT family N-acetyltransferase, whose protein sequence is MALELRPATLRDLDFARRLTCDNMLRYYIQHHLLWLDEGFDIGWAGRENWLIVKGETVLGYVSLSRDARDLYIRELHILEAFRGQGAGAWVIDRVLAMACRERRQALRLTVFQNNPARALYERKGLAVVGTDGCFLRMQREIDGVQG, encoded by the coding sequence ATGGCATTGGAATTACGCCCGGCGACGCTCCGGGACCTCGACTTCGCTCGAAGGCTGACCTGCGACAATATGCTGCGCTACTACATCCAGCATCATCTGTTGTGGCTGGACGAAGGTTTCGATATCGGCTGGGCCGGGCGCGAGAACTGGTTGATCGTGAAGGGCGAGACCGTGCTCGGTTATGTCAGCCTGAGTCGGGACGCCAGGGACCTGTACATCCGCGAATTGCACATCCTGGAGGCGTTTCGAGGGCAGGGCGCCGGCGCCTGGGTGATCGATCGGGTGCTGGCCATGGCGTGCCGGGAGCGACGCCAGGCGTTGCGTCTGACGGTTTTCCAAAACAATCCAGCACGGGCTTTATATGAGAGAAAGGGACTGGCAGTCGTTGGCACGGACGGGTGTTTCCTGAGAATGCAGCGCGAGATCGACGGGGTGCAGGGCTAA
- the uvrC gene encoding excinuclease ABC subunit UvrC, with amino-acid sequence MTEAFDPGAFLSTVSGRPGVYRMFDSDARLLYVGKAKNLKSRLSSYFRKSGLAPKTAALVARIAQVETTITANETEALLLEQTLIKEWRPPYNILLRDDKSYPYVFLSDGAFPRLSIHRGAKKAKGKYFGPYPSAGAIRESLSLLQKTFFVRQCEDSYYKNRTRPCLQYQIKRCKAPCVGLVEPEVYAEDVRHSVMFLEGRSNALTDELSVAMEEAAINLEFERAAELRDQISLLRRVQDQQSMEGGTGDVDVIAAFVNPGGACVHLISVRGGRVLGSKNFFPQVGIEEDVSEVMAAFLGQYYVSSPERDLPSELIVNVVHEDFPTLIAAIDKLRGRELTISHRVRGTRARWQQLAVTNAEQALGARLANRQHVAARFDALAEVLNLDEPPQRLECYDISHSSGEATVASCVVFGPEGPIKSDYRRYNIEGVTPGDDYAAMHQALTRRFSKLKDGEGKLPDILLVDGGKGQLSMARDVLNELAVPDLILLGVAKGATRKAGFETLYLNDAAHEFTLRGDSPALHLIQQIRDEAHRFAITGHRARRGKTRRTSTLEGVAGVGPTRRRDLLKHFGGLQELSRASIEEIAKAPGISKKLAELIYANLHSE; translated from the coding sequence ATGACTGAAGCCTTTGATCCAGGCGCCTTTCTGTCGACGGTCAGTGGGCGTCCCGGTGTGTATCGCATGTTCGACAGCGATGCGCGCCTGCTCTACGTCGGCAAGGCCAAGAACCTCAAGAGTCGTCTGTCGAGCTACTTTCGCAAGTCCGGGCTCGCCCCCAAGACCGCGGCCCTGGTGGCGCGTATCGCCCAGGTCGAAACGACGATCACGGCCAATGAAACCGAAGCCCTGTTGCTTGAGCAGACGCTGATCAAGGAGTGGCGGCCGCCCTACAACATTCTGCTGCGCGACGACAAATCCTACCCCTACGTCTTTCTCTCGGACGGCGCATTCCCGCGCCTGAGCATCCATCGCGGGGCGAAAAAGGCCAAGGGTAAGTACTTCGGTCCTTATCCCAGCGCCGGGGCGATTCGCGAAAGCCTGAGCCTGCTGCAAAAAACCTTTTTCGTACGCCAGTGCGAAGACAGCTATTACAAGAACCGCACGCGGCCGTGCCTGCAATACCAGATCAAACGCTGCAAGGCACCTTGCGTCGGTCTGGTGGAGCCCGAAGTCTACGCCGAAGACGTACGGCACTCGGTGATGTTCCTCGAGGGGCGCAGCAATGCGTTGACGGACGAATTGTCTGTCGCCATGGAGGAGGCGGCGATCAACCTCGAATTCGAGCGTGCCGCCGAGTTGCGCGACCAGATCTCGTTGCTGCGCCGGGTCCAGGATCAGCAGAGCATGGAAGGCGGTACGGGCGATGTCGACGTGATCGCGGCGTTCGTCAATCCCGGCGGTGCCTGCGTGCACTTGATCAGCGTGCGCGGCGGGCGAGTGCTGGGGAGCAAGAACTTCTTCCCGCAGGTGGGTATTGAAGAAGACGTATCTGAAGTCATGGCGGCGTTTCTCGGTCAATACTACGTCAGCAGTCCCGAGCGCGACTTGCCGAGCGAGCTGATCGTCAATGTGGTTCACGAAGACTTTCCGACCCTGATCGCAGCCATCGACAAGCTGCGCGGTCGCGAACTGACCATCAGTCACAGGGTCCGTGGGACCCGGGCACGCTGGCAGCAACTGGCGGTCACCAATGCCGAGCAGGCCCTGGGCGCACGACTGGCCAACCGGCAACATGTTGCCGCACGTTTCGATGCCTTGGCCGAAGTGCTGAACCTGGACGAGCCACCGCAGCGTCTGGAGTGTTACGACATCAGCCACTCCAGCGGCGAAGCGACGGTGGCCTCCTGCGTGGTGTTCGGCCCGGAAGGCCCGATCAAGTCCGACTACCGACGCTACAACATCGAAGGCGTCACCCCGGGCGATGACTACGCTGCGATGCACCAGGCCCTGACCCGGCGCTTCAGCAAACTGAAGGACGGGGAGGGCAAGCTGCCGGACATTCTGTTGGTGGACGGCGGCAAGGGCCAGCTGTCGATGGCCCGGGACGTGCTCAATGAACTGGCGGTGCCCGACTTGATCCTGCTGGGCGTGGCCAAGGGCGCAACACGCAAGGCCGGCTTCGAAACTTTGTACCTGAATGATGCCGCCCACGAATTCACCTTGCGCGGCGATTCCCCCGCGCTGCATCTGATCCAGCAGATACGCGACGAAGCCCACCGTTTCGCGATTACCGGGCACCGCGCCCGTCGCGGCAAAACCCGCCGTACGTCTACACTTGAGGGCGTCGCGGGCGTCGGCCCGACCCGTCGGCGCGATTTGTTGAAACATTTTGGTGGATTGCAGGAGCTGTCTCGTGCCAGCATCGAAGAGATCGCCAAAGCACCCGGGATCAGTAAAAAGCTCGCAGAGTTGATTTATGCAAATCTGCACAGCGAGTAG
- a CDS encoding peptidylprolyl isomerase — protein sequence MAKATARHILVASEAKCNELKAQIEGGADFAEIAKANSTCPSSRQGGDLGSFGPGQMVKEFDTVVFSAPINVVQGPVKTQFGYHLLEVTSRQD from the coding sequence ATGGCTAAAGCCACTGCCCGCCACATCCTTGTTGCCAGCGAAGCCAAGTGCAACGAACTCAAGGCCCAAATCGAGGGTGGCGCCGATTTTGCCGAAATCGCCAAAGCCAACTCCACTTGCCCGTCCAGCCGTCAAGGCGGTGATCTGGGCTCGTTCGGTCCGGGCCAGATGGTCAAGGAATTCGACACCGTGGTCTTCAGCGCACCGATCAACGTGGTGCAAGGCCCGGTAAAGACCCAATTCGGTTACCACTTGCTGGAAGTGACCAGTCGTCAGGACTGA
- a CDS encoding ABC transporter permease, whose protein sequence is MFKLSPLGRRRFERFKKNRRGWWSLWLFIGLFLLTLGGELIANDRPLVVGYQGSLYFPAFKRHTEQEFGGQLPFQADYRSDYVQNLIKKDGGWLLFPPIPFSDDTPNYDLDKPAPSPPSKVNWLGTDDQARDVLARVIFGARVSILFALMLTLVSALIGIAAGALQGYYGGWVDLLGQRLLEVWSGLPVLYLLIILSGFVEPNFWWLLGIMALFSWLALVDVVRAEFLRGRNLEYVKAARALGLSDRKVIVRHILPNAMNATLSYLPFILTGAISTLTALDFLGFGMPAGSASLGELIGQGKQNLQAPWLGLTAFFTLALILSLLVFIGEALRDAFDPRS, encoded by the coding sequence ATGTTCAAGCTCTCGCCGCTGGGCCGTCGGCGCTTCGAACGGTTCAAGAAAAACCGGCGTGGCTGGTGGTCGCTGTGGCTGTTTATCGGCCTGTTCCTGCTGACCCTCGGCGGCGAACTGATCGCCAACGACAGACCGCTGGTGGTCGGTTACCAGGGTTCGCTGTACTTCCCTGCCTTCAAACGCCACACCGAGCAGGAGTTCGGCGGACAACTGCCGTTCCAGGCGGATTACCGCAGCGACTATGTGCAGAACCTGATCAAGAAGGACGGCGGCTGGCTGCTGTTTCCGCCGATCCCGTTCAGTGACGACACGCCCAACTATGACCTGGACAAACCGGCACCGAGCCCGCCGTCGAAGGTCAACTGGCTGGGCACCGACGACCAGGCCCGCGACGTGCTGGCCCGGGTGATTTTCGGCGCACGGGTGTCGATCCTGTTCGCCTTGATGCTGACGTTGGTCAGCGCCCTGATCGGTATCGCCGCCGGTGCACTGCAAGGCTATTACGGCGGCTGGGTCGACCTCTTGGGGCAGCGGCTGCTGGAGGTCTGGTCCGGGTTGCCGGTGCTATACCTGCTGATCATTCTCTCGGGGTTCGTCGAGCCGAATTTCTGGTGGCTGCTGGGAATCATGGCGTTGTTTTCCTGGCTGGCCCTGGTCGACGTGGTGCGCGCCGAATTCCTGCGCGGGCGCAACCTGGAATACGTCAAGGCCGCCCGAGCCCTGGGCCTGAGCGACCGCAAGGTCATCGTGCGGCACATCCTGCCGAACGCGATGAATGCGACCCTGAGTTACCTGCCATTCATTCTGACCGGCGCGATCTCGACCCTTACGGCCCTGGATTTCCTCGGTTTCGGCATGCCGGCCGGCAGCGCGTCCCTGGGCGAGTTGATCGGTCAGGGCAAGCAGAACCTGCAAGCGCCGTGGCTGGGACTGACCGCGTTTTTCACCCTGGCACTGATTCTTTCGTTACTGGTATTTATCGGCGAGGCGTTGCGTGACGCCTTTGATCCACGGTCTTGA
- a CDS encoding extracellular solute-binding protein, giving the protein MRLAFPTLLFTAVALLSGAAGVNATPQHALTVYGEPAKYPADFSHFAYTNLQAPKGGTLRRSAIEIGHFDHILPYIDKGIGVTQIDGLIYSPLAQRSLDEPYTVYGLVAQTMERADDGLSLRFNLNPKARFADGQPITAEDVRYTFELLMTQGSLRYRTQFADVKGVEVESPRTVRFDFKNNENRTLPLDIATLPVFPEHWWKTRDFAGGGGYEPPLGSGPYQVAKVDSGRSITFKRNPDWWGKDLPVSRGLYNFDHFSIEYFGDTDVARQVLRGGAYDYNREFSATGYSIGYDSPALGDGRLQKAHLAQSAPQSAQGFVFNLQNPLFQDRRVRQALAMLWDFEWSNRQMMRDLYIRQQSFFSNTDLAARNLPDAAELAILEPLRGQIPDEVFTQVFEAPKTDGSGVIRDKQLQALALLEAAGWKPDGDQLVNAEGKPLSFTFLVSQNGMDRLLLPYKRTLKQIGIDLNIRRIDSSQYVNRLMSRDYDMIVTGYPVTTSPGNELYNYFGSVAANDPGSNNYMVLKNPAVDTLLNGLVRANTQADMLRHAHALDRVLQWNYYWIPNYYPPGSSTVWWNRFGIPSVQASNDEAVESWWEVSSTPLTNQQMTAELIKRGAPGGPH; this is encoded by the coding sequence ATGCGACTGGCTTTCCCAACCTTGTTGTTCACTGCCGTGGCCCTGTTATCGGGTGCCGCCGGGGTGAATGCAACACCGCAACATGCGCTGACCGTGTATGGCGAGCCGGCGAAGTATCCCGCCGACTTCAGTCATTTTGCCTACACCAACCTGCAAGCACCCAAGGGCGGCACCCTGCGTCGTTCGGCGATCGAAATCGGCCATTTCGACCATATCCTGCCGTACATCGACAAGGGCATCGGCGTTACGCAGATCGACGGTTTGATCTATTCGCCCCTGGCCCAGCGCTCGCTGGACGAGCCTTACACCGTGTACGGCCTGGTGGCGCAGACGATGGAACGCGCCGATGACGGCTTGTCCCTGCGTTTCAACCTCAACCCCAAGGCCCGTTTTGCCGATGGCCAGCCGATCACCGCCGAAGACGTGCGTTATACCTTCGAGCTGCTGATGACCCAGGGCAGCCTGCGTTATCGCACGCAATTCGCCGACGTCAAGGGCGTCGAAGTGGAGTCGCCACGCACCGTGCGTTTCGACTTCAAGAACAACGAAAACCGCACCCTGCCCCTGGATATCGCGACCTTGCCGGTGTTTCCCGAGCACTGGTGGAAAACCCGCGACTTCGCCGGTGGCGGCGGATACGAGCCGCCGCTGGGCAGCGGCCCGTACCAGGTCGCCAAAGTCGACTCCGGGCGCAGCATCACCTTCAAGCGCAACCCCGACTGGTGGGGCAAGGACCTGCCGGTCAGCCGCGGCTTGTACAACTTCGACCATTTCAGCATCGAATATTTTGGCGATACCGACGTGGCGCGCCAGGTGCTGCGTGGCGGTGCCTACGACTACAACCGTGAATTTTCCGCCACCGGTTACTCGATCGGCTACGACAGCCCGGCGCTGGGCGATGGGCGCCTGCAAAAGGCCCATCTGGCCCAAAGCGCCCCGCAATCGGCGCAAGGCTTCGTGTTCAATCTGCAAAATCCGCTGTTCCAGGACCGTCGCGTCCGCCAGGCCCTGGCCATGCTCTGGGATTTCGAGTGGAGCAACCGGCAGATGATGCGCGACCTGTATATCCGTCAGCAGAGCTTCTTCTCCAACACCGATCTCGCCGCGCGCAACCTGCCCGATGCCGCCGAGCTGGCGATTCTCGAGCCCCTTCGCGGACAGATCCCGGATGAGGTGTTCACCCAGGTCTTCGAGGCACCGAAAACCGATGGCAGCGGCGTCATTCGCGACAAACAGTTGCAGGCCCTGGCACTGCTGGAAGCCGCAGGCTGGAAGCCTGATGGCGATCAACTGGTGAACGCCGAAGGCAAGCCACTGAGCTTTACCTTCCTGGTCAGCCAGAACGGCATGGACCGCTTGCTCCTGCCGTACAAACGCACGCTGAAACAGATCGGCATCGACCTGAACATCCGTCGCATCGACTCGTCGCAGTACGTCAATCGCCTGATGTCCCGGGACTACGACATGATCGTGACCGGCTACCCGGTTACCACCTCGCCGGGTAATGAGCTGTACAACTACTTTGGCTCGGTGGCGGCCAACGATCCGGGCTCCAACAACTACATGGTGCTGAAGAACCCGGCGGTCGATACGCTGCTCAACGGCCTGGTTCGCGCCAACACCCAGGCCGACATGTTGCGCCATGCCCATGCGCTGGACCGGGTACTGCAATGGAACTACTACTGGATTCCCAACTATTACCCGCCAGGCAGTTCGACCGTGTGGTGGAACCGCTTCGGCATTCCCAGCGTGCAAGCCAGCAATGACGAAGCCGTCGAGAGCTGGTGGGAAGTCAGCTCCACTCCCCTGACCAACCAGCAGATGACGGCCGAGCTCATCAAGCGCGGCGCACCCGGAGGGCCGCACTGA
- a CDS encoding 3-deoxy-7-phosphoheptulonate synthase gives MNSSVSALPLSTLNPANEALTLRLPSSLQLKQQLPLSNALTRQVAAHRQAVRAILDGEDSRLLVIVGPCSIHDPRSALEYATHLARLATDVSDEMLLVMRAYVEKPRTTVGWKGLAYDPHLDGSDDMAGGLTLSRELMRDMLQLGLPIATELLQPMAAGYFDDLLSWVAIGARTTESQIHREMASGLGMPVGFKNGTDGGVTVASDAMRSAAHPHRHFGVDSQGHPAIIQTPGNQDTHLVLRGGHRGPNYDRESVARVHSDLTRLHIPARIMVDCSHANSGKDPLRQPEVFNDVLEQRLQGDRSLIGMMLESHLFEGCQALSPSLRYGVSVTDGCLGWTATEDVLRQAAIRLRAQRD, from the coding sequence ATGAACTCGTCCGTCTCCGCTCTGCCGCTGTCCACCCTGAACCCTGCCAATGAAGCGCTGACCCTGCGTCTGCCCAGCTCATTGCAACTCAAGCAGCAACTGCCTCTCAGCAACGCCCTGACCCGGCAAGTCGCTGCCCACCGCCAGGCGGTTCGCGCGATCCTCGATGGCGAAGACTCCCGCCTGCTGGTGATCGTCGGCCCTTGCTCGATTCATGATCCCCGCTCAGCGCTCGAATACGCCACCCACCTTGCTCGCCTGGCCACCGACGTCAGCGATGAGATGCTCCTGGTGATGCGCGCCTATGTCGAAAAACCGCGCACCACAGTCGGCTGGAAAGGCCTGGCCTACGATCCGCACCTGGACGGCAGCGACGACATGGCGGGCGGCCTGACCCTGTCTCGCGAGTTGATGCGCGACATGCTCCAGCTGGGCTTGCCGATTGCCACCGAACTGCTGCAACCGATGGCCGCCGGCTACTTCGACGACCTGCTCAGCTGGGTGGCGATCGGCGCCCGCACCACCGAATCGCAGATCCACCGGGAAATGGCCAGCGGCTTGGGCATGCCGGTCGGTTTCAAGAACGGCACCGATGGTGGCGTGACCGTCGCCAGCGACGCCATGCGCTCGGCCGCCCATCCCCATCGTCATTTCGGTGTCGACAGTCAGGGGCATCCTGCAATCATCCAGACCCCTGGCAACCAGGACACTCACCTGGTGCTGCGCGGCGGCCATCGCGGACCGAACTACGACCGCGAGAGCGTCGCCCGGGTGCACAGCGACTTGACCAGGCTGCACATTCCGGCGCGGATCATGGTCGACTGCAGCCATGCCAACAGTGGCAAAGACCCGTTGCGGCAGCCAGAGGTGTTCAACGACGTACTTGAGCAACGCCTGCAAGGTGACCGATCGCTGATCGGGATGATGCTCGAGAGCCATTTGTTCGAAGGCTGCCAGGCGTTGAGCCCGTCGCTGCGGTACGGGGTGTCGGTCACCGACGGCTGCCTCGGCTGGACCGCGACCGAAGACGTGTTGCGCCAGGCGGCGATCCGGTTGCGGGCCCAGCGCGACTGA
- a CDS encoding ABC transporter ATP-binding protein, whose product MSNNLIEIRGLSVAFSGQTVVRNLCLDIRPGECLALVGESGCGKSVTAHSILQLLPETGTDTSGSIRYRGKELLGASSTVLRELRGNRIAMIFQEPMSSLNPLHSVEKQIGETLLLHKGLTGKAAQARILELLQLVGIQKPKERLKAYPHQLSGGQRQRVMIAMALACEPELLIADEPTTALDVTVQRKILLLLKSLQKRLGMSLLLISHDLNLVRSIAQRVCVMKSGEIVEQAPCETLFTEPKHPYSCVLLNAEPEGEALPRDERENVLEVADLCVRFALGGGLFQRKTYLHAVDGISLNVQRGKTLGIVGESGSGKSTLGQAILRLLDSDGSIRFQGEALDGLSQKQLRPWRKKMQVVFQDPFGSLSPRMSVAQIISEGLEVHSRLTADECKAEVIRALEEVGLDPQSRDRYPHEFSGGQRQRIAIARALVLKPALILLDEPTSALDRTVQKQVVALLRQLQEKHGLTYLFISHDLAVVRALAHDMIVIKDGKVVESGASHDVFDSPQHPYTKELLAAAQLGWA is encoded by the coding sequence ATGAGTAATAACCTGATCGAAATCCGTGGCCTCAGCGTGGCCTTCAGCGGCCAGACCGTGGTGCGCAACCTGTGCCTGGACATCCGCCCCGGCGAGTGCCTGGCCCTGGTGGGCGAGTCGGGCTGCGGCAAGTCGGTGACCGCGCACTCGATCCTGCAACTGCTCCCCGAGACCGGCACCGACACCTCGGGCAGCATCCGCTATCGCGGCAAGGAACTGCTCGGCGCTTCCTCCACGGTACTGCGCGAGTTGCGCGGCAACCGGATCGCGATGATCTTCCAGGAACCGATGTCGTCCCTCAACCCGCTGCACAGCGTCGAGAAACAGATCGGTGAAACCCTGCTGTTGCACAAGGGGCTGACCGGCAAGGCGGCGCAGGCGCGGATTCTCGAGTTGTTGCAACTGGTGGGCATCCAGAAACCCAAGGAACGGCTCAAGGCTTATCCCCATCAATTGTCCGGCGGCCAGCGCCAACGGGTGATGATTGCCATGGCCCTGGCCTGCGAGCCGGAGTTGCTGATCGCCGACGAACCCACCACCGCGCTGGACGTGACGGTGCAGCGCAAGATCCTGCTGCTGCTCAAATCCCTGCAGAAGCGGCTCGGCATGTCGCTGCTGTTGATCAGTCACGACCTCAACCTGGTGCGCAGCATCGCCCAGCGCGTCTGTGTGATGAAGTCCGGCGAAATCGTCGAGCAAGCGCCCTGCGAGACGCTGTTCACCGAACCGAAACATCCCTACAGCTGCGTGCTGCTCAACGCCGAACCGGAAGGGGAAGCCCTGCCCCGGGACGAGCGCGAGAACGTGTTGGAGGTGGCCGACCTGTGCGTGCGCTTCGCCCTCGGCGGCGGACTGTTCCAACGCAAGACGTATTTGCACGCGGTGGACGGCATCAGCCTGAATGTCCAGCGCGGCAAGACTTTGGGCATCGTCGGTGAATCCGGTTCCGGCAAGTCGACCCTGGGCCAGGCGATCCTGCGCCTGCTCGATTCCGACGGCAGCATTCGCTTCCAGGGTGAAGCACTGGACGGCTTGTCGCAAAAACAGTTGCGGCCGTGGCGCAAGAAAATGCAGGTGGTGTTCCAGGACCCCTTCGGCAGCCTCAGCCCGCGGATGTCGGTGGCGCAGATCATCAGTGAAGGTCTTGAAGTGCATAGCCGATTGACCGCGGACGAATGCAAGGCCGAGGTGATTCGGGCGCTGGAAGAAGTCGGCCTCGACCCGCAAAGCCGCGATCGTTACCCCCACGAATTCTCCGGCGGGCAACGCCAGCGCATCGCCATCGCTCGCGCGCTGGTGTTGAAACCGGCGCTGATCCTGCTGGACGAACCGACCTCGGCGCTGGATCGCACCGTGCAAAAACAAGTGGTCGCCCTGCTCCGTCAGCTTCAGGAAAAGCACGGGCTGACGTACCTGTTCATCAGTCACGACCTGGCGGTCGTGCGCGCCCTGGCCCACGACATGATCGTGATCAAGGACGGCAAAGTGGTGGAAAGCGGTGCCAGCCACGACGTGTTCGATTCGCCGCAGCACCCCTATACCAAAGAGCTGTTGGCGGCGGCGCAGTTGGGGTGGGCATAA
- the uvrY gene encoding UvrY/SirA/GacA family response regulator transcription factor — MIRVLVVDDHDLVRTGITRMLADIDGLQVVGQAESGEESLLKARELKPDVVLMDVKMPGIGGLEATRKLLRSHPDIKVVAVTVCEEDPFPTRLLQAGAAGYLTKGAGLPEMVQAIRLVFAGQRYISPQIAQQLAIKSFQPTNDSPFDALSEREIQIALMIVGCQKVQIISDKLCLSPKTVNTYRYRIFEKLSISSDVELTLLAVRHGMVDASL, encoded by the coding sequence TTGATTAGGGTGCTAGTAGTCGATGACCATGATCTCGTTCGTACAGGCATTACACGAATGCTGGCTGACATCGATGGCCTGCAAGTGGTCGGCCAGGCTGAATCAGGTGAAGAATCCCTGCTCAAGGCGCGTGAGTTGAAACCCGATGTGGTACTGATGGACGTCAAGATGCCGGGAATCGGCGGTCTTGAAGCCACGCGCAAATTATTGCGCAGTCATCCGGACATCAAGGTCGTCGCGGTCACCGTGTGCGAAGAAGACCCGTTTCCTACCCGGTTGCTGCAGGCCGGTGCCGCGGGTTACCTGACCAAGGGCGCCGGGTTGCCGGAAATGGTCCAGGCGATTCGCCTGGTGTTTGCCGGGCAACGCTACATCAGCCCGCAGATTGCCCAGCAACTGGCGATCAAGTCCTTCCAGCCGACCAACGATTCACCGTTCGATGCACTGTCGGAACGGGAAATCCAGATCGCGCTGATGATTGTCGGCTGTCAGAAAGTGCAGATCATCTCCGACAAGCTGTGCCTGTCGCCAAAAACCGTGAATACCTACCGTTACCGCATTTTCGAAAAGCTTTCGATCAGCAGTGATGTCGAGTTGACGCTGTTGGCGGTTCGTCACGGCATGGTCGATGCCAGCCTCTGA
- the yejB gene encoding microcin C ABC transporter permease YejB — protein MWAYILRRLLLIIPTLLIILLVNFVIVQAAPGGPVEQAIAHLQGIGGASVGGGSSDAISHGGSRASRGLDPQLIKEIEKQYGFDKPAPERLWLMLKSYAQLDFGKSFFRGATVTDLILEKMPVTISLGLWATLITYLVSIPLGIRKAVHHGSHFDIWSSTAIVVGYAMPAFLFAMFLIVVFAGGTSLNWFPVRGLVSDNFESLSTVGKIADYFWHLVLPVTSLVIGGFATLTILTKNSFLNEITRQYVVTARAKGMSERRVLYGHVFRNAMLLVVSGIPQAFISVFFAGSLLIEVIFSLDGLGRMSYEAAVSRDYPVVFGSLFIFTLFGLLIKIVGDLCYTLVDPRIDFAARNA, from the coding sequence ATGTGGGCTTATATCCTGCGACGCCTGCTGCTGATCATTCCGACGTTGTTGATCATCCTCCTGGTCAACTTCGTCATCGTCCAGGCGGCGCCCGGCGGCCCGGTGGAACAGGCGATCGCGCACCTGCAAGGCATCGGCGGCGCCAGTGTCGGCGGTGGTTCCAGCGACGCCATCAGCCATGGCGGTTCCCGGGCCAGCCGCGGCCTCGACCCGCAGCTGATCAAGGAGATCGAAAAACAGTACGGCTTCGACAAGCCGGCCCCGGAACGCCTGTGGCTGATGCTCAAGAGCTATGCGCAACTGGACTTCGGCAAGAGCTTCTTCCGCGGCGCCACGGTCACCGACCTGATCCTGGAAAAAATGCCGGTGACCATTTCCCTCGGGCTCTGGGCCACGCTGATCACCTACCTGGTGTCGATTCCCCTGGGCATCCGCAAGGCCGTGCATCACGGCAGCCATTTCGATATCTGGAGCAGCACCGCCATCGTCGTCGGCTACGCCATGCCGGCGTTCCTGTTCGCGATGTTCCTGATCGTGGTGTTCGCCGGGGGCACTTCGTTGAACTGGTTTCCGGTGCGAGGCCTGGTCTCGGACAACTTCGAGTCGCTGTCGACTGTGGGCAAAATCGCCGACTACTTCTGGCACCTGGTGTTGCCGGTCACGTCACTGGTGATCGGCGGCTTCGCCACCCTGACCATCCTGACCAAGAACTCCTTCCTCAATGAAATCACCCGCCAATACGTGGTCACCGCCCGCGCCAAGGGCATGAGCGAGCGACGGGTGCTGTACGGCCATGTGTTTCGCAACGCCATGTTGCTGGTGGTGTCGGGGATACCCCAGGCCTTTATCAGCGTGTTTTTCGCCGGCTCGCTGCTGATCGAAGTGATCTTCTCCCTCGATGGCCTGGGCCGCATGAGTTATGAAGCCGCGGTGTCGCGGGACTACCCGGTGGTGTTCGGCTCGCTGTTCATCTTCACCCTGTTCGGCCTGCTGATAAAAATCGTCGGCGACCTGTGCTACACCCTGGTCGACCCGCGTATCGACTTCGCCGCGAGGAACGCCTGA
- a CDS encoding triacylglycerol lipase — protein sequence MQRNATTRYPILLVHGLFGFDRIGRFELFHDIKQALRNAGVRVFVPHLSASHSNEVRGDQLLAQIERVLEGTGANKVNLIGHSQGALAARYAAAIAPGAVASVTSVSGPNHGSELADVLRQALTPGRLSEQVAEAVATLFADFLSVLSGNRQLPKNAIAALSALTTEGVGLFNKKYPQGLPHTWGGNGHELVNGVRYYSWSGTLQGRLLDQGRNAFDPLHGCCRAFSRYFTTEARQNDGLVGRYSSHLGTVIRSDYALDHFDSISQMAGQIRRGIDPVELYVEHAERLKKAGL from the coding sequence ATGCAACGGAATGCAACGACTCGCTACCCGATTCTGCTGGTCCATGGGCTCTTCGGTTTCGATCGCATCGGCCGGTTCGAGCTCTTCCATGACATCAAGCAAGCCCTCAGGAACGCCGGCGTCCGGGTGTTTGTCCCCCACCTGTCGGCCAGCCATAGCAACGAAGTCCGCGGCGACCAGCTGCTGGCGCAGATCGAGCGGGTGCTGGAAGGTACCGGCGCGAACAAGGTCAACCTCATCGGTCACAGCCAGGGCGCGCTGGCCGCGCGTTATGCGGCGGCGATTGCCCCCGGGGCCGTCGCATCGGTAACCTCCGTCAGCGGGCCGAATCACGGTTCGGAGCTGGCCGACGTCCTGCGCCAGGCCCTGACACCCGGACGCCTGTCAGAGCAGGTCGCCGAGGCCGTTGCCACCTTGTTCGCCGACTTTCTATCGGTACTCAGTGGCAATCGCCAGCTGCCGAAAAACGCCATTGCCGCGCTGAGTGCGCTGACCACCGAGGGCGTGGGCCTATTCAATAAAAAATACCCCCAAGGGCTGCCGCACACATGGGGTGGCAACGGCCATGAACTGGTCAACGGTGTTCGCTACTACTCCTGGAGCGGCACGCTGCAAGGGCGCCTCCTCGATCAAGGGCGCAATGCATTCGACCCGTTGCACGGATGTTGTCGGGCCTTCTCCCGTTATTTCACCACTGAAGCCAGGCAGAACGACGGCCTGGTCGGGCGCTACAGTTCTCATCTGGGCACCGTGATCCGCTCCGACTATGCGCTGGATCACTTCGACAGCATCAGTCAGATGGCCGGTCAGATCCGCAGAGGCATCGACCCGGTCGAGCTTTATGTAGAGCATGCCGAACGCTTGAAAAAGGCCGGACTGTGA